A stretch of DNA from Desulfosarcina ovata subsp. ovata:
ACCAACAATTCCCCTGCGTAATGTATTCTGTCAATGTCACAGGATTTTAATCGAGCGGTCTTTTCTTGTTTGCGTATGCTCGGGTTAAGCTGGTCAAGCTTGCACGCAATCAACTCCATTGCCTTGGCCTCGATAAAAATTCGATGGCCTGCCCCTTGATAAGGGCAATGAATGATTTGTTGCAAGATCATGTGCATAGAAGGGGTGATACTATCCGTGCAATCAAACGGTTCGCTTATACTCCCATTGTCTCTTAAAGGGACTTTTAAGTTAATGAGGATATTGTACAACTCCTCTTCCATCAAGGCACCTAAGGAATAGGGATCTATCAATACGACAATGTTATTTATCCGGGTTCCGGGCATGTCTTCAAAAAAGCCTTCGCGGCTTGGAAAATAGAAAAATCCGCTTTCCCTATTCTTAAAGACCAAACTTTTTTTTAAGCAATACAGATCTAATTTTGTAGTTCCGGAAAGCCAGAAACTGAAACCGTATGTGGGGCAATCACCGCCGTGCTCGATTTTAACCTTATGAAATATATTATAATTATTAATAAATACGTGAATTCCACTTTTGAAGTGATACGCCTTCATCGTCCCTTCACCGAGACATTGTGAAATTCTCAGGCATTGCTCAACGCAGCCTTTTCCCATAGTTTGGGAATCAAGGGGATCATCTTGCGATATTTCCGTTTTTTTTTCGGCCTCACATTTCTGCATATAAAAAATAAAAAATCCCTGAATCGCAAACAGGTTACGATCCAGGGATATCCCTTTTTTATCCAGATAGATCCTGAGTAACCGGCATTGCCATACACGGTTGCTCAACGTTTTATCAGGTAGGTCTTCTGACTCTCAGATCATCCTCATGCTGCGCCTTCCCGTTATATCAACAGTGGCATTGTGCAGCATTTGTCACCGATCACAGCGGCGGGCCCGTTTCCGAATCGCACGGAATTCCCTATTAAGCCAACGGCACCAGATAAATTTTGATTTTCCGACTACATAACAAGAAGCGAAAAGTCAAGCGTATTTGCTCTTCTTTTACTATGCCGTCTCCTTGGCCAGCAGTGCCGCACCCAGCGCACCCACCCGTTGGGGATCGTCCGGCAGCCGAATGGTGCGCCCCAGCTTTTCTTCCAGCAGTTTGTGCATACAAGGGTTGTTGGCCACGCCGCCGGTAAAGGCGATATCCCCTTCCGTGGAAACACGGTTGATCATGCCGGCTGCCCGGCGGATGACGCTGGCGTGCAATCCCCGGGCAATCTCCCGGCGGTTCTCCCCCTTGGCAATCAGGGAGGTCACTTCGGATTCGGCAAAAACCGTGCACATGCTGGAGATGTTGAGGCCCTTTTCCGCCAGCAGCGCTTCGCGGCCGAAATCGTCGATGGCAAATCCCAGGGTGCGGGCCATGATCTCCAGAAATTTTCCGGTGCCGGCGGCACAGCGGTCGTTCATCTCGAATTTCTTCACCCGGCCGTTATCCAGCATGGCAATGGCTTTGCTGTCCTGCCCACCGATGTCGATAACCGCTCGAACGTCGGGAAACAGCGCACGGGCGCCCCGGGCGTGGGCCTTGATTTCCGTCACTGTTGACGCATCAAAGGATATCTCGAACAGGTTGCGGCCATAGCCGGTGGCCATGATGCGGTCGAAAGCCACTCCCGCGATCATTTTCTTGGCCTCGGCCATGGGGTCGAAACCGGTGTCGGCCTGGTGGCTCTCTAAAATTTCATCGGCCTCATCGACCACCACCAGTTCGATGGTGCGCGATCCGATGTCGATACCTGCAAACCGTTTCGCCATTGCGATTCATACTCCTGTGGTCTGAAAAGGACGCATGGTCAGCTAGGATTCCTGCCCGCCCGCTGGGTGGCGGCGGCAAGACTCTTTTTAAAGCGCCGCTTGAGTATCAGACGGTTGATGTAGGTCAGCGGACTGCCGGCCCCCCGCATACTCCCGTTGAGCGCCTTTTCAGGAAAAAAAAGCACGTCGGCGAGATGCACGGTCGGGGTCTTGCGATTTAAAAACCCGGCGCAACCGGCACAATACGTGACCAGCTTGCGGCCTTGCGCTTCCCGGCTGCGGATTCGCCTCCAGTTCCGGGCCAGTTCCGGACGCATGAACCCCACACTGCCGCCTTCGCCACAGCAGAGGGTGCGGCCACGGCGATGTTTCATCTCAGTCACGGTGAGTCCCATTCGCCTCAGGATGGTACGCACGCTGTCCTGAACGGCGGATTCCCTGCGAAGCGGGCAGGGATCGTGGATGGCCAGTTCGCCATCCCCTCGGGCAGCGGCGGGAAGTTCTCCCCGGCTTAAAATTTCATAGACGGTTTCCACCGCCAACCCGTTGCCGTACTGCTTAAAAATTTTGTGGCAATTGGGGCAGGCAGTCAGCACCCTTCGGACGCCGTTGGAGCGCAGGTAGTCCCGCATTTCAGCAAACATCCGATCGAAATGGCCCTGCCGGCCAAGATCATGACTGGGTTTGGTGCAGCAGTCGAAAACGATGCCCAGCGCCGGGATGCTGCGCTGCAGGTGGGCGAATAGCCGCCAGGTGGATTCCGGACGGGTTCCGGGTAAGGTACAGCCGGGGAAAAAAACGGTATCACATCCGTCGGGAAGCCCATAGTAGGAGAAGAGCGCTGACGAGCCCCGCTTCTCATAGGCCAGTATGGTGCGATAGGAGGCGAAGTTGCCATTTTCATGAATCACGGCCTCCCGCCGGATGGCGAGAAAAAGCTCCCCCGGATCCAGCTTTTCCGGACAGACGGCGCCACAAAGGCCGCAGAGACTGCATTCAAAGGCCAGTTGCTGATTCGCCGGATCGGAGAAGTCGTATTTCTCGATAATCGCCTTTGGTGTCCCGTAATGCTGCAGAAAGGCGCAGCCGGCCTGGCACGCCCCGCAATCCGTGCATGTCGAACCGATACGATCGATCGTTTGCCTGAGTGGCGTGGAGTACTTGTCCATCCTATCGGAGTTGTTCGACAAAGGCCTCCACCCGCGTTTTCAGCTGGCCGACATCTTCCATGCTGTAGTCGGTTTCAATACGCAGACAGGGGATCTGCTTCTCTTCCAGGGCCGTCTCGACAGGAATAGATTCCATCAGGTAGGGCTGGCAGAACTGCAGGCCGTAATGAATCACGCCATCGGCGCGGTAATCGGCCACCATTTGCTCGATATGCGCCAGCCGGTCCGGATTGGGCGTGAAAATGGCACAGTCAACCATGAAATAGCGGTCCACAATGGCATCGATCATCTCTTCCACCGTCTCGCCGGATTCATCGGTCAGGTTGCGGGTGCCGCGTTCGCCCACACAGGACTCCTCGCCGACGATCACCGCGCCGGCGGTTTCGACGATCATGGGCAGTTTCCAGTTGGGCACCGCCTGGGGGCAGCCGGAAACCAGGATACGGGGGGTTTTTTCCGCAAATACGCCCTGTTTGGATTCGATCCGTTTTTCCAGTTCATCGCAGATCTTGTTCACCGAATCGGTAAATCGTTCCGGATTGTCATAAAAGAACACCTGGTTGGCCAGAAGGGCATCCAGGCCCGAGATCGGGGCCGGGTCGGCCCTGCGAAGGGTGAAAAGCCGATGCAGGGCCGCGCGCTTGGCATTGACCGTCTGGATGGCTGTTTTCAGGGACCCGGCGGTCACGGCGACACCCGTGAGATCTTCAACCGCCGCCTTGAATCGCTGATATTCGGCCTTGAGCAGCGCCTTACCGTTTTCGGACTTGACCTGCGGCAGGTCCATCACATAGAGGTTGTCAACCATGCCGCCCAGGGTCTCATAGGACTTTTTCTTGCCATCGCAGGTGTTTTCGCCCACGATCATGTCGGCACTCTCCAGATACGGGCAGACTTTGCCGACCTTGAACCCGAAGGACGACTTGATCAATGCGCAGGTGTTGCGCGGCAACAGCCGTTCCACATCCTCGGTGGCGAAATCGGCACCGGAACAGAGACCGACCAGGGTGGCATTGGCCGCCAGCACGATCTCCTCGGGAACAAAGACGCAGTAAGAACCGATAATCTTGCGACCGATAGCCTTCTCGTCCATCAGTTCCTTAATGCGCAGGCCGTGGACTTCGCTCATCACAAAATCGAAATAGCCCATTCCCTCGGGCCGATTCTCCTGTGCCAGGTAGATATCCTGATAGGCCTGGCCCAACACATTCAGGAGCATATCGTGGGCTTCGAGATCAAGGCCCAAGTCGGTCCACATGGCATTATAATTTTCACTCATTTTGTCTCCTCGTCAACACCGCACTGGATTGCGGGTTGTCCGTATTCGATGATTTTACCCTTTTAAATTTGGTTGTTCAAACGCCATTGTCGGACAGGCAAAACCGCCTGTCAGGGTTCCGACCGGAATCAATTTCGGCAGCCTGTTTTTCTCTCGCCCGCTTCGCTCGAGCACGCAGAGAAGGGTTGATTAACTGCAATTAGAGGGCACCACAAGATTAGTCAAACAGTTTATATCTATTCGTCCAGCCGTACTTATCGGCATTATTAATTTGACATTTCCCGGCACTTGAGAGAATGGATGACCATTAACCAACCTACGATATAAAGGTTTACCCATGCTTCGGCTTTTCGGTTTTACATGACGGTGCTCAGGTTTGCTGCCCGGGTCGGTATGCACTGGATAAGACTGAAAGGCTGCATTTCTGCGCGACATCCCGTTAATTGAAGATGCTGTTCGACACCACTGATCCGTTGTGACCAGCCGTTTGGCACGCCCGACACGTCACCCGTATGGGGTTGTCGGTCGGCGTTGTCCCGATACTTTCGTCCCATGGATGTCAACCCCTGCCCGGCGATTCGACCGGGGCAAGGATGGGTATGGGAAACGGATTTGACCGTCATCAGCCTGGATACCATTAGATAGATCTAAGGATGCCCAAGAGAGGAGTGACCATGAGTAACGCCGAAGCCACGATAAAAATCAAAAACAATCGAAAGAGCACGTTTATTGAAAAGGTAAAAGAGATTCTCCCGGAAGGCGGCAACCTGAACCTGTGCCTCACCTGCGGCGCCTGCGCGTCGGGATGCCCGGCGACGGGCCTGGAGAACATGGATCCGCGTAAATTCCTGCGCATGGCAGCCCTGGGCCTGGACGACGAAATCACCGGCCATCCCTGGGTTTGGATGTGTTCCCTGTGCCAACGCTGTGTTTATGTCTGTCCCATGTCCATCAATATTCCGGCCTTGGTTAACGAAGCCCGAATGCTCTGGCCGCGGGAGGAGCGCCCCAAGGGGATCCTGGCCTCCTGTGACATGGCTCTGCGCAACGACAGCTGCAGTGCCATGGGCTCACCGCCCGACGATTTCATCTTTGTCGTTGAGGATGTTTGCGAGGAAGTCAAATCCGACCAGCCGGGTTGGGAAAATCTTGAAGCGCCAATGGACAAGGAAGGCGCCGAGTTTTTTCTTACCCAGAACTCCCGTGAGCCGGTCACCGAACCCGAAGAGATGGCACCACTATGGAAAATCCTGCATCTGGCCGGGGTCGACTGGACCTATGGCAGCACCGGATGGGGCGGCGAGAACTACTGCATGTTCCTGGCCGACGACAAGAACTGGAAAGCAACTACGGAGCTATCAATCCGCAAGGCGGAATCGTTAGGGTGTAAAATTTACCTCAACACCGAGTGCGGACATGCGACCTATGCGGTTTGGATGGGCGTCCAGCGCCACAAAATAAAGACCGATCTGGAGATCGCACCGATCGTTCCCTACTATGCCCGCTGGATTCGTGAGGGCAGGCTCAAACCCAGCAGCGACTGGAACAAGGACATGAAAATTAAATTCACCTGCCAGGATCCCTGCCAGCAGGTGCGTAAGAGCTTTGGCGATCCCCTGGCCGAAGACCTGCGTTTCGTGATTAAAGCCTGCGTCGGCGAAGAAAATTTCGTGGACATGACCCCCAACCGGTCCAACAACTTCTGCTGCGGCGGTGGGGGTGGATACCTGCAATCGGGATATAACGAAGCCAGACACCAGTATGGCAAAATCAAATTCGATCAGGTCATGGCCACCGGTGCCAAGTACGTCATCACCCCCTGCCACAACTGCCATGCCCAGATTCATGACCTGAACGATCATTTCAACGGCGGCTATCACACGATTCACCTGTGGTCCCTACTGGCCCTATCCCTGGGCGCCCTGGCCGATACCGAAAGGGTGTACCTGGGCGAGGATCTTCAGGAAGTCTGGCTGCCCGGCGAGCCAGGCACGCCCAATCCCTTTGAAGGGAGATAAAACAAAACGGTAAATACCCGGAAATAAGCGGGACCGTTGTCAAGCTGATCCCGGAGGAGAATCATCGCATGCAGCGGTATGCACTTTTTATCTTTGTATTGCTGTTGGGAATCGCCCCCCCTCCGGTTGCGGGCAGCGACCGGCCGATCGTTTCACGAAGCAGAGTCCGGCCGATGCACCCGTTGCTGTTGTGCCCGAGAAAACGTTCACGTTTGACTCGGTGCTTGAAGGCATGGCGGTCACCCATGCGTTTGTTATCGAAAACCATGGCACCGCTCCGCTGAAGGTGCTCAAGGTCCGAACCAGTTGCGGCTGCACCACCGCCCAGCGGCCCAATGCCATCGCTCCGGGGTCCAGCGGGGAGCTCGTTGTCAATGGCAACACCGGTGGGTACGGCGGCACGCACTTTAATAAGTCCATCACGGTTTACACCAACGACCCGGTCGCACCACAGATCCGCTTGTGGATAAAAGGGCCGGTGGCCGAGTTTGCCCACATTGTGCCGCTCAAGATCGTTTTGCGCGGCACACCGGATGACGCCATACAGGCCCAGGCAACCATCACCCCGAATCCCGATCATCCGTTCCGGATTCTGGAGATTGTGCCCGATGTCCGTATTGCCGATAATATCGACGTCCGAATGGAGCGCCAGGGAGCCGATTACCGGATTGCCATTAACAACCGGATGACCACACCGGGACAGTATCGGGGACGGGTTATGATCAGGACCGACAGTGCCCTGCGGCCCCAACTGACCATTTATGTGATCGGTCAGATCAATGCCAAAAAGGCCTGAGAGCCTGTTTGATAAATTCGTCTAAAGCCCGCTAACGGCATTGGGAAGTGTCTCAAAATGCTCACATATTACCTATATGCTCCGCTTTTGAGCCACTTTCCGCCTTGTTATCGAGCCTGATCCAGACTTCTCAAACAGGCTCTGAGAGGCAACCCACAGCCGAAGGAGTTCGCGGATGATCGAAACAATACATCTGGACCCCAAACTGAAAAAGTGCCTGGTAACTCTTAAAAAGGGCAGCCGGCGGGCCTGTCTGGCCGCCGATCGGGTGGAGACCATTATTGACGCGCTGAAAACAGGCGGCACCCTGCCGGAACAGGTCTGTGCCTTCACCCGCAATGGCGAGGCGCGCATCAAGGGGTGCCGCAAATTCAACCTGGGTGCCGGATACCGCCTGGTAACGCTGAAACAGGACAGTGA
This window harbors:
- a CDS encoding helix-turn-helix domain-containing protein, with amino-acid sequence MSNRVWQCRLLRIYLDKKGISLDRNLFAIQGFFIFYMQKCEAEKKTEISQDDPLDSQTMGKGCVEQCLRISQCLGEGTMKAYHFKSGIHVFINNYNIFHKVKIEHGGDCPTYGFSFWLSGTTKLDLYCLKKSLVFKNRESGFFYFPSREGFFEDMPGTRINNIVVLIDPYSLGALMEEELYNILINLKVPLRDNGSISEPFDCTDSITPSMHMILQQIIHCPYQGAGHRIFIEAKAMELIACKLDQLNPSIRKQEKTARLKSCDIDRIHYAGELLVKNLQSPPNIIELSKAIGVSRTKLYHDFNLFYGTTPTEYLRFKRIEKAKRMVQNKNLSLTQIAYSLGYSNSSHFAKAFREHFGMPPSRYRQNER
- a CDS encoding acyl-CoA dehydratase activase encodes the protein MAKRFAGIDIGSRTIELVVVDEADEILESHQADTGFDPMAEAKKMIAGVAFDRIMATGYGRNLFEISFDASTVTEIKAHARGARALFPDVRAVIDIGGQDSKAIAMLDNGRVKKFEMNDRCAAGTGKFLEIMARTLGFAIDDFGREALLAEKGLNISSMCTVFAESEVTSLIAKGENRREIARGLHASVIRRAAGMINRVSTEGDIAFTGGVANNPCMHKLLEEKLGRTIRLPDDPQRVGALGAALLAKETA
- a CDS encoding (Fe-S)-binding protein, translating into MSNNSDRMDKYSTPLRQTIDRIGSTCTDCGACQAGCAFLQHYGTPKAIIEKYDFSDPANQQLAFECSLCGLCGAVCPEKLDPGELFLAIRREAVIHENGNFASYRTILAYEKRGSSALFSYYGLPDGCDTVFFPGCTLPGTRPESTWRLFAHLQRSIPALGIVFDCCTKPSHDLGRQGHFDRMFAEMRDYLRSNGVRRVLTACPNCHKIFKQYGNGLAVETVYEILSRGELPAAARGDGELAIHDPCPLRRESAVQDSVRTILRRMGLTVTEMKHRRGRTLCCGEGGSVGFMRPELARNWRRIRSREAQGRKLVTYCAGCAGFLNRKTPTVHLADVLFFPEKALNGSMRGAGSPLTYINRLILKRRFKKSLAAATQRAGRNPS
- a CDS encoding double-cubane-cluster-containing anaerobic reductase, with the protein product MSENYNAMWTDLGLDLEAHDMLLNVLGQAYQDIYLAQENRPEGMGYFDFVMSEVHGLRIKELMDEKAIGRKIIGSYCVFVPEEIVLAANATLVGLCSGADFATEDVERLLPRNTCALIKSSFGFKVGKVCPYLESADMIVGENTCDGKKKSYETLGGMVDNLYVMDLPQVKSENGKALLKAEYQRFKAAVEDLTGVAVTAGSLKTAIQTVNAKRAALHRLFTLRRADPAPISGLDALLANQVFFYDNPERFTDSVNKICDELEKRIESKQGVFAEKTPRILVSGCPQAVPNWKLPMIVETAGAVIVGEESCVGERGTRNLTDESGETVEEMIDAIVDRYFMVDCAIFTPNPDRLAHIEQMVADYRADGVIHYGLQFCQPYLMESIPVETALEEKQIPCLRIETDYSMEDVGQLKTRVEAFVEQLR
- a CDS encoding (Fe-S)-binding protein — protein: MSNAEATIKIKNNRKSTFIEKVKEILPEGGNLNLCLTCGACASGCPATGLENMDPRKFLRMAALGLDDEITGHPWVWMCSLCQRCVYVCPMSINIPALVNEARMLWPREERPKGILASCDMALRNDSCSAMGSPPDDFIFVVEDVCEEVKSDQPGWENLEAPMDKEGAEFFLTQNSREPVTEPEEMAPLWKILHLAGVDWTYGSTGWGGENYCMFLADDKNWKATTELSIRKAESLGCKIYLNTECGHATYAVWMGVQRHKIKTDLEIAPIVPYYARWIREGRLKPSSDWNKDMKIKFTCQDPCQQVRKSFGDPLAEDLRFVIKACVGEENFVDMTPNRSNNFCCGGGGGYLQSGYNEARHQYGKIKFDQVMATGAKYVITPCHNCHAQIHDLNDHFNGGYHTIHLWSLLALSLGALADTERVYLGEDLQEVWLPGEPGTPNPFEGR
- a CDS encoding DUF1573 domain-containing protein; this translates as MPEKTFTFDSVLEGMAVTHAFVIENHGTAPLKVLKVRTSCGCTTAQRPNAIAPGSSGELVVNGNTGGYGGTHFNKSITVYTNDPVAPQIRLWIKGPVAEFAHIVPLKIVLRGTPDDAIQAQATITPNPDHPFRILEIVPDVRIADNIDVRMERQGADYRIAINNRMTTPGQYRGRVMIRTDSALRPQLTIYVIGQINAKKA